The Acetomicrobium flavidum genome window below encodes:
- a CDS encoding CBS domain-containing protein, with translation MGITALDIMQKDLTALSKEDFIVDAVKMFYIHKVTGVPVIEGNWCLVGFISESDIIKAALPTYLETITSSAFLDKEGELGLFDKIHGIGFRKVEDFMTKEVIYVEPSASLMSVADLMIRKRIKRLPVVQNGKLMGIIDRSAFCEFLMEGGVLDG, from the coding sequence ATGGGAATAACGGCCTTGGATATCATGCAGAAGGATCTTACTGCGCTGTCAAAAGAGGATTTTATCGTTGATGCAGTGAAGATGTTTTATATTCATAAGGTTACGGGTGTGCCAGTGATAGAGGGGAATTGGTGTCTGGTTGGTTTTATCTCCGAAAGCGACATTATAAAGGCTGCACTCCCGACATATCTAGAAACAATAACCTCGTCAGCTTTTCTGGACAAAGAAGGAGAGCTTGGACTCTTCGACAAGATACATGGCATAGGATTTAGAAAGGTGGAGGATTTTATGACCAAGGAGGTGATTTACGTGGAACCCTCAGCAAGCCTTATGAGCGTTGCTGATCTCATGATACGGAAGAGGATCAAGAGGCTCCCAGTTGTTCAAAACGGAAAATTAATGGGAATCATAGACAGAAGCGCTTTCTGTGAATTTCTCATGGAAGGGGGAGTCTTGGATGGGTGA
- a CDS encoding WecB/TagA/CpsF family glycosyltransferase has protein sequence MGKVYLLITLTALGCLVFEKLTKRRLSMDQWDYTRDLLMLASMSLLSISVGSRSSSVIIGFGVIFAVAAMGERLYTSMLWPILKISLAVAFAFKGPQIHFITLGEDNLYYLSPNAAVVATAMWLLLCQAFMREVDEISGLSGHLMAITWVLLWGVSFFLGQDLKDAMWMSFAGILICLIFWSRIGHTYRRLGDPLVYFWSTLIAGTSLIGVSKGITFATILLPLSLFALPIMEASLGFVGKTFTDKGRWNVSLYERLVSMGIDHPQSVRLVSAFCMTLGVSVSLFQLISSPWGFRISLLVFVLGTMAFLIYIFKNVVREDQRRPALWGIFVDNVSMDYVLNKVIFWATQESDQSYMIVTPNALVAERSRYDAKLREAVKSADLSLPDGAGLIWAFKILGVKIQERITGIDFMKSLCQIAQHRDMPVFLLGGTPEVVEEASNRLAKDYPNLRIAGFHHGYFSQDEDEKICKMINESGAKILFVGLGVPKQELWIKSNLGRLKGIIAIGVGGSFDVISGRLKRAPEAWQKVGLEWLYRTMQEPWRFKRIIRLPIFMALVVLTRFGLYTRRID, from the coding sequence ATGGGTAAAGTTTATCTTTTGATCACGCTCACGGCCTTAGGTTGTCTAGTATTCGAGAAGTTGACGAAAAGACGACTCTCCATGGACCAATGGGATTATACAAGAGACCTGCTGATGTTGGCCAGCATGTCTTTGCTCTCCATAAGCGTCGGAAGTCGCTCTTCCTCTGTAATAATAGGGTTTGGGGTAATCTTTGCTGTTGCGGCCATGGGCGAAAGGTTGTACACGTCGATGCTTTGGCCTATATTGAAGATCTCTTTGGCCGTGGCCTTTGCCTTTAAAGGACCTCAAATACATTTTATTACCCTGGGTGAGGATAACCTTTATTACCTATCTCCGAATGCAGCTGTCGTGGCGACGGCCATGTGGTTGTTGTTGTGTCAAGCTTTCATGAGAGAGGTAGATGAAATTTCGGGATTGTCGGGCCATTTGATGGCTATTACATGGGTTTTGTTGTGGGGCGTGAGCTTCTTTTTGGGCCAGGACTTAAAGGACGCCATGTGGATGTCCTTTGCCGGAATCCTCATATGTCTCATCTTCTGGAGCAGGATAGGTCATACCTACAGAAGGCTTGGAGATCCGCTTGTGTATTTCTGGTCCACACTTATAGCTGGCACGTCCCTCATAGGTGTCAGTAAAGGCATAACCTTTGCAACTATATTGCTGCCATTGTCCTTGTTTGCGCTTCCGATAATGGAGGCTTCCCTTGGGTTCGTTGGCAAGACCTTCACGGATAAAGGACGCTGGAACGTTTCGCTTTATGAAAGGCTGGTCTCGATGGGCATCGATCACCCGCAATCTGTGAGGTTGGTGTCCGCCTTCTGTATGACCCTAGGCGTTTCCGTTTCCCTATTTCAGCTTATAAGCTCTCCCTGGGGTTTTAGAATCTCCCTTCTGGTGTTCGTCTTGGGAACGATGGCCTTTCTGATCTACATATTTAAGAACGTGGTTCGCGAAGACCAACGCAGGCCAGCGTTGTGGGGTATATTTGTGGACAATGTGTCTATGGATTACGTTTTGAATAAAGTAATATTTTGGGCCACTCAGGAGAGTGACCAAAGCTATATGATAGTAACGCCTAATGCATTGGTTGCCGAAAGGTCGAGATATGACGCTAAGTTGCGGGAGGCAGTAAAGTCCGCAGACCTGTCATTGCCCGATGGAGCAGGGCTTATATGGGCCTTCAAGATATTAGGAGTCAAGATACAGGAAAGGATAACGGGCATAGACTTCATGAAAAGCTTGTGTCAAATTGCACAGCATAGGGATATGCCCGTATTCCTTTTGGGTGGAACACCTGAGGTGGTAGAGGAGGCTTCAAATCGCCTCGCAAAGGACTATCCGAATTTGAGGATAGCGGGTTTCCATCATGGATATTTCTCTCAAGATGAAGATGAGAAGATATGCAAGATGATAAACGAAAGCGGAGCCAAAATACTTTTCGTGGGTTTGGGGGTGCCAAAGCAAGAGCTATGGATCAAGTCCAATTTGGGGAGGCTTAAGGGCATCATAGCCATTGGCGTCGGGGGAAGTTTCGATGTCATATCCGGTCGCCTAAAGAGGGCTCCAGAAGCGTGGCAAAAGGTGGGCTTGGAATGGCTTTATCGCACCATGCAAGAACCTTGGCGGTTCAAGCGAATAATCAGATTGCCGATCTTTATGGCGTTAGTCGTCCTTACCAGGTTTGGCCTTTACACCAGGAGGATTGATTGA
- a CDS encoding LmeA family phospholipid-binding protein has product MKFIKKLCLIFLMIAFISLPAKANSVPLEVLGSCFIKELSPEKALIIVDAPPTDKGYVSHLYIKLQGAVVEGLRIDSIAIEARDVQFNPPTDWDKKLRPRDVSAVSFEARLLEDDINGALKNYELKDKRWSNFEFDLRNGKIVATAVYELPMLLFKLNVLAKLTGELEVVDENKIYLKNYKLYADGFRLPEQATQELVEKVQPLIDFSDFIFPVRLDSVSNDDKAIFIRTKDKPQPFDSGFKWTYPRSLGNNF; this is encoded by the coding sequence ATGAAATTTATTAAAAAGCTTTGCCTAATTTTTTTAATGATAGCATTTATATCTCTGCCTGCCAAAGCCAATAGCGTCCCCTTGGAGGTACTTGGCAGTTGCTTTATAAAAGAGCTGTCCCCGGAAAAGGCATTGATAATAGTAGACGCACCCCCGACAGATAAAGGATACGTGTCTCATCTGTATATCAAGCTACAGGGTGCGGTTGTAGAGGGATTGCGCATCGACAGCATTGCCATCGAAGCAAGAGACGTGCAATTCAACCCTCCCACAGATTGGGACAAAAAACTGCGCCCACGTGACGTGTCGGCAGTCTCGTTTGAAGCCAGGCTGCTTGAAGATGACATAAATGGAGCATTGAAAAATTACGAGTTAAAGGATAAGAGATGGAGCAACTTTGAGTTCGACTTAAGGAACGGCAAAATTGTAGCAACAGCTGTATACGAGCTGCCAATGCTGCTGTTCAAGCTCAACGTCTTGGCCAAGCTCACAGGCGAACTTGAGGTCGTCGATGAAAATAAAATCTACCTTAAGAATTACAAGCTTTATGCCGACGGCTTCCGCCTTCCGGAGCAGGCGACACAAGAGCTGGTGGAAAAAGTCCAACCGCTCATAGATTTCAGCGATTTCATTTTTCCGGTTAGGCTGGACTCTGTCAGCAACGACGACAAGGCAATTTTCATACGGACCAAGGATAAGCCCCAGCCTTTTGACAGCGGCTTTAAATGGACATATCCTCGGTCTCTTGGAAACAACTTTTAA
- the serS gene encoding serine--tRNA ligase codes for MLDIKWIRENPDEVRKMLENRGYDYPLDELLRLDGLRRQKLIEVENLKAKRNEGSKEVARLKSKGEDPSQLMEEIRSINETIKALDQEVQEIEGKLRDLLLQIPNRPHESVPVGKSEEDNVVIRHVGNLPEFDFEPKPHWELGESLGIMDFEAGIKLAGSRFTVLRGYGSRMARALINFMLDLHTREHGYLEFEPPFLVNSKTMEGTGQLPKFANDLYHCDSDDLWLIPTAEVPLTNMHAEEILEEDVLPLYYTAYTPCFRREAGSHGRDVRGMLRQHQFDKVELVKICTPESSYDELEKLTRNAEEVLKRLGLPYRVVCLCTGDMGFAASKTYDIEVWLPSQNTYREISSCSNCEDFQARRMNTRYKPRGTKGTRFVHTLNGSGIAVGRCLIAIMENYQQKDGSIRIPDVLVPYMNGLTEIRSFR; via the coding sequence TTGCTTGATATTAAGTGGATCAGAGAAAACCCGGATGAAGTAAGAAAGATGCTCGAGAATAGGGGATATGACTATCCATTAGACGAACTGTTGAGGCTTGATGGCCTGAGAAGGCAAAAGCTTATAGAGGTGGAAAACCTTAAGGCTAAGAGGAACGAGGGTTCCAAAGAGGTGGCCAGGCTAAAATCAAAGGGAGAAGACCCCTCGCAGTTAATGGAAGAGATTCGGAGCATAAATGAGACCATCAAGGCTTTAGATCAAGAGGTACAGGAAATTGAGGGGAAGCTGAGGGATTTGCTTCTTCAGATCCCAAACAGGCCACATGAGAGCGTTCCCGTAGGTAAATCCGAAGAGGATAACGTGGTAATACGTCACGTTGGGAATCTGCCCGAGTTTGATTTCGAACCCAAGCCCCATTGGGAATTGGGGGAAAGTCTGGGGATAATGGACTTCGAGGCGGGTATAAAGTTAGCGGGCAGCAGGTTTACCGTCCTTAGAGGTTACGGCTCTCGAATGGCCAGGGCCCTCATAAATTTCATGTTAGATCTGCATACCCGAGAACACGGATATCTGGAGTTCGAGCCGCCCTTCCTCGTGAACTCCAAGACCATGGAGGGCACTGGACAGCTGCCCAAGTTTGCAAACGACCTATACCATTGCGATAGCGATGACCTTTGGTTGATACCGACTGCAGAAGTGCCTCTGACCAACATGCACGCGGAGGAAATCTTGGAAGAGGATGTGTTGCCCCTTTACTATACCGCCTACACTCCATGCTTTAGAAGAGAGGCCGGAAGTCACGGAAGGGATGTAAGGGGGATGTTGAGGCAACATCAATTTGACAAGGTGGAGCTGGTGAAGATCTGCACCCCCGAAAGCAGCTACGACGAGCTGGAAAAGCTCACGCGAAACGCGGAAGAAGTCCTGAAGAGGCTTGGCCTTCCCTATAGAGTGGTGTGCTTATGCACAGGGGATATGGGATTCGCGGCGAGCAAAACTTACGACATAGAAGTCTGGCTTCCGTCGCAGAACACCTATAGAGAGATCAGCTCCTGCAGCAACTGCGAAGACTTTCAGGCACGACGCATGAACACCAGGTATAAACCCCGCGGCACCAAGGGAACACGTTTCGTACATACGTTAAACGGTTCCGGAATAGCCGTGGGCAGATGCCTCATAGCCATAATGGAAAATTATCAACAAAAGGATGGATCGATAAGGATACCGGACGTGCTGGTTCCCTACATGAACGGACTTACGGAAATAAGAAGCTTTCGTTAA
- the ribH gene encoding 6,7-dimethyl-8-ribityllumazine synthase, translated as MRVFQGNLMGEGQKIALVASRFNELITNKLIEGAKDILFRHGVKPQDVDLYWVPGAWELPLVAQELALSGKYDAVVPLGAVIRGDTPHFDYVASEVSKGLAKIALDHRVPVVFGVLTCDNLEQALLRAGSKAGNKGGEAAMAALEMVNLLDQIRNQKGGTQIA; from the coding sequence ATGCGCGTCTTTCAAGGCAACCTAATGGGAGAGGGGCAGAAAATCGCCCTGGTTGCTTCTCGGTTTAATGAACTGATAACAAATAAGCTAATAGAAGGTGCTAAGGATATATTGTTCAGGCATGGCGTCAAACCTCAAGATGTAGATCTATATTGGGTACCGGGCGCCTGGGAACTCCCGTTGGTAGCACAGGAGTTGGCCTTATCCGGAAAATATGACGCAGTAGTTCCGTTGGGAGCGGTCATCCGGGGAGATACACCGCACTTCGACTACGTTGCCTCAGAGGTCTCCAAGGGGTTGGCAAAGATAGCTTTAGATCATCGCGTTCCGGTGGTCTTTGGTGTTTTAACCTGCGACAATCTGGAACAGGCGCTGCTGCGCGCCGGAAGTAAGGCCGGCAACAAGGGCGGCGAGGCGGCGATGGCTGCCCTGGAGATGGTCAACCTGCTCGATCAAATACGAAACCAGAAAGGTGGTACCCAAATTGCTTGA